One Mucilaginibacter ginkgonis genomic region harbors:
- a CDS encoding peptidase associated/transthyretin-like domain-containing protein, whose translation MRTKIFAVVAGCFFAGTTYAQDRLEGTVTEAGSNARLAEVFVKNTSNKRLTLTDKNGKYIIPAGTGNILIFSAPGYASDTLFLTDMRNKYISLTPLSIALREVNITASRRFNPRAEYPEVYTRAKVYPLSPTSWFSKDARDARRLKHYFERDAQERTIDSAFNRVYVGSLVPLKGKDLEDFMTIYRPTYAFVRDNNGQSMVTYVNDSYKRWKALPASKRKVPDLQ comes from the coding sequence ATGAGAACTAAGATATTTGCCGTTGTGGCCGGTTGCTTTTTCGCCGGCACAACTTACGCACAAGACCGCTTAGAGGGTACCGTTACAGAGGCCGGCAGCAACGCCCGCCTTGCAGAGGTTTTTGTAAAAAACACCAGTAACAAGCGTCTCACACTTACAGACAAAAACGGGAAGTACATCATCCCGGCAGGTACCGGCAACATCTTGATCTTTTCTGCGCCGGGCTATGCGTCTGACACGCTGTTCCTTACAGATATGCGTAATAAATATATTTCGCTTACACCGCTAAGCATTGCCCTGCGCGAAGTAAACATTACAGCATCCAGGCGGTTTAACCCACGTGCCGAATACCCCGAAGTTTATACCCGGGCAAAGGTATATCCGCTTTCGCCAACATCATGGTTTAGTAAAGACGCACGCGATGCCCGCCGTCTAAAACATTACTTCGAACGCGACGCCCAGGAACGCACTATCGATTCCGCGTTTAACCGTGTTTATGTTGGCAGTTTGGTTCCTCTTAAAGGTAAAGACCTTGAAGATTTTATGACCATTTACCGCCCTACCTACGCTTTTGTACGCGATAATAATGGACAGAGTATGGTAACCTACGTAAACGACAGTTATAAAAGGTGGAAAGCCTTGCCGGCCTCTAAACGCAAGGTCCCCGACCTCCAATAA